The following proteins come from a genomic window of Astatotilapia calliptera chromosome 11, fAstCal1.2, whole genome shotgun sequence:
- the apom gene encoding apolipoprotein M isoform X2, whose protein sequence is MRHEKTIVPCLEPEMLSVNAIDRQKHLGTWYFKAAVSHREADIQKFRVLDNIVFTMEERANDTLLLTGHMRMGDNCIKQTWTYHINLESNDLELEGRPQRKNLLWSGKWAECSECIIFQEIEPPLDKEKGTEDSLHRHMLYSRSSNSSDIVATFLKNAACHDMQANVTPRQEKEFCT, encoded by the exons ACCATCGTTCCCTGCTTGGAGCCTGAGATGCTGTCTGTGAACGCGATCGACCGGCAGAAG CATCTGGGGACATGGtactttaaagctgcagtcagtCACAGAGAGGCGGACATCCAGAAGTTCAGAGTGCTGGACAACATTGTCTTCACCATGGAGGAAAGAGCAAACGACACACTGCTGCTGACTGGACACATGCGCAT GGGGGATAACTGCATAAAGCAGACCTGGACCTATCATATAAATCTTGAGAGCAATGATTTGGAACTGGAAG GAAGGCCACAGCGCAAGAACCTACTATGGAGTGGCAAGTGGGCCGAATGCTCCGAATGCATCATTTTCCAGGAAATAGAGCCTCCACTAGACAAGGAGAAAGGAACGGAAGACTCCCTGCATAGACACATGCTGTATT CTCGCAGCAGTAATAGCTCTGACATCGTGGCAACATTTCTGAAAAATGCAGCCTGTCATGACATGCAGGCGAACGTCACACCACGTCAAGAGAAAG AGTTTTGCACGTAG
- the apom gene encoding apolipoprotein M isoform X1 has protein sequence MLKEVFSLVLSLYTLLYQTIVPCLEPEMLSVNAIDRQKHLGTWYFKAAVSHREADIQKFRVLDNIVFTMEERANDTLLLTGHMRMGDNCIKQTWTYHINLESNDLELEGRPQRKNLLWSGKWAECSECIIFQEIEPPLDKEKGTEDSLHRHMLYSRSSNSSDIVATFLKNAACHDMQANVTPRQEKEFCT, from the exons ATGTTAAAAGAAGTCTTCTCTCTTGTTCTGTCTTTGTACACTTTGTTGTATCAGACCATCGTTCCCTGCTTGGAGCCTGAGATGCTGTCTGTGAACGCGATCGACCGGCAGAAG CATCTGGGGACATGGtactttaaagctgcagtcagtCACAGAGAGGCGGACATCCAGAAGTTCAGAGTGCTGGACAACATTGTCTTCACCATGGAGGAAAGAGCAAACGACACACTGCTGCTGACTGGACACATGCGCAT GGGGGATAACTGCATAAAGCAGACCTGGACCTATCATATAAATCTTGAGAGCAATGATTTGGAACTGGAAG GAAGGCCACAGCGCAAGAACCTACTATGGAGTGGCAAGTGGGCCGAATGCTCCGAATGCATCATTTTCCAGGAAATAGAGCCTCCACTAGACAAGGAGAAAGGAACGGAAGACTCCCTGCATAGACACATGCTGTATT CTCGCAGCAGTAATAGCTCTGACATCGTGGCAACATTTCTGAAAAATGCAGCCTGTCATGACATGCAGGCGAACGTCACACCACGTCAAGAGAAAG AGTTTTGCACGTAG
- the apom gene encoding apolipoprotein M isoform X3, giving the protein MTIVPCLEPEMLSVNAIDRQKHLGTWYFKAAVSHREADIQKFRVLDNIVFTMEERANDTLLLTGHMRMGDNCIKQTWTYHINLESNDLELEGRPQRKNLLWSGKWAECSECIIFQEIEPPLDKEKGTEDSLHRHMLYSRSSNSSDIVATFLKNAACHDMQANVTPRQEKEFCT; this is encoded by the exons ACCATCGTTCCCTGCTTGGAGCCTGAGATGCTGTCTGTGAACGCGATCGACCGGCAGAAG CATCTGGGGACATGGtactttaaagctgcagtcagtCACAGAGAGGCGGACATCCAGAAGTTCAGAGTGCTGGACAACATTGTCTTCACCATGGAGGAAAGAGCAAACGACACACTGCTGCTGACTGGACACATGCGCAT GGGGGATAACTGCATAAAGCAGACCTGGACCTATCATATAAATCTTGAGAGCAATGATTTGGAACTGGAAG GAAGGCCACAGCGCAAGAACCTACTATGGAGTGGCAAGTGGGCCGAATGCTCCGAATGCATCATTTTCCAGGAAATAGAGCCTCCACTAGACAAGGAGAAAGGAACGGAAGACTCCCTGCATAGACACATGCTGTATT CTCGCAGCAGTAATAGCTCTGACATCGTGGCAACATTTCTGAAAAATGCAGCCTGTCATGACATGCAGGCGAACGTCACACCACGTCAAGAGAAAG AGTTTTGCACGTAG
- the lta gene encoding lymphotoxin-alpha isoform X2 produces the protein MSLRDKHHMNLDSESATHTRMEDQPRSSYRHLLLQAWCCLLTVAMVIMAVHLATMNQKPAEVGVPTPETINSTHSGRIQRQTQEPFKSGSSHPFIQISHHNGRLSVDSVSKQNRNKTLTLCGTSIIVQENGTYFFYAQVTFRKDSRERCVLVERTGFHDKKTKPLAKGIYPASSENSVWLAKIVKLRPLDSVSINITGEILNDDTYWGVIKLQ, from the exons ATGTCTTTGAGAGACAAGCACCACATGAATTTGGACAGTGAGAGTGCAACACACACTAG AATGGAGGATCAGCCAAGGTCGTCTTATAGGCACCTGCTGCTGCAGGCTTGGTGCTGTCTCCTCACCGTGGCCATGGTGATTATGGCTGTACATCTCGCTACAATGAATCAGAAGCCAGCAGAG GTTGGAGTCCCTACACCAGAGACCATCAACTCAACTCATTCAGGTCGCATACAAAGGCAGACTCAGGAACCTTTTAAGTCAG GAAGCTCTCACCCATTCATCCAGATTTCCCACCATAATGGACGTCTGTCTGTAG ATTCTGTTTCGAAACAAAATCGAAACAAAACCCTTACCCTGTGTGGAACGTCCATCATCGTCCAGGAAAACGGGACCTACTTCTTTTACGCCCAGGTGACCTTCAGGAAAGATTCACGGGAGAGATGTGTGCTTGTGGAAAGAACTGGCTTTCATGATAAGAAAACTAAGCCACTGGCTAAGGGCATCTACCCGGCCTCATCAGAGAACTCAGTGTGGTTGGCCAAGATTGTCAAACTTAGACCGTTGGACAGTGTCAGCATAAACATAACAGGTGAAATTCTAAATGACGATACCTACTGGGGTGTCATCAAGCTTCAATAG
- the apom gene encoding apolipoprotein M isoform X4 produces MLSVNAIDRQKHLGTWYFKAAVSHREADIQKFRVLDNIVFTMEERANDTLLLTGHMRMGDNCIKQTWTYHINLESNDLELEGRPQRKNLLWSGKWAECSECIIFQEIEPPLDKEKGTEDSLHRHMLYSRSSNSSDIVATFLKNAACHDMQANVTPRQEKEFCT; encoded by the exons ATGCTGTCTGTGAACGCGATCGACCGGCAGAAG CATCTGGGGACATGGtactttaaagctgcagtcagtCACAGAGAGGCGGACATCCAGAAGTTCAGAGTGCTGGACAACATTGTCTTCACCATGGAGGAAAGAGCAAACGACACACTGCTGCTGACTGGACACATGCGCAT GGGGGATAACTGCATAAAGCAGACCTGGACCTATCATATAAATCTTGAGAGCAATGATTTGGAACTGGAAG GAAGGCCACAGCGCAAGAACCTACTATGGAGTGGCAAGTGGGCCGAATGCTCCGAATGCATCATTTTCCAGGAAATAGAGCCTCCACTAGACAAGGAGAAAGGAACGGAAGACTCCCTGCATAGACACATGCTGTATT CTCGCAGCAGTAATAGCTCTGACATCGTGGCAACATTTCTGAAAAATGCAGCCTGTCATGACATGCAGGCGAACGTCACACCACGTCAAGAGAAAG AGTTTTGCACGTAG
- the lta gene encoding lymphotoxin-alpha isoform X1, whose protein sequence is MRRPWEGPRDEQFCLLVGLVGATGAFLKRAGEAYDGKGEKSASDRDALKGPSLVGCKSTRIPKKDFSSLRMEDQPRSSYRHLLLQAWCCLLTVAMVIMAVHLATMNQKPAEVGVPTPETINSTHSGRIQRQTQEPFKSGSSHPFIQISHHNGRLSVDSVSKQNRNKTLTLCGTSIIVQENGTYFFYAQVTFRKDSRERCVLVERTGFHDKKTKPLAKGIYPASSENSVWLAKIVKLRPLDSVSINITGEILNDDTYWGVIKLQ, encoded by the exons ATGAGGCGACCTTGGGAAGGACCCAGAGATGAGCAGTTCTGCCTCTTGGTTGGCTTGGTTGGTGCCACTGGTGCCTTCCTCAAACGAGCTGGAGAAGCATATGATGGAAAGGGAGAAAAATCTGCATCAGACAGGGATGCATTGAAAGGTCCCTCCCTGGTCGGATGCAAATCAACACGTATTCCAAAGAAGGACTTCAGCAGCCTGAG AATGGAGGATCAGCCAAGGTCGTCTTATAGGCACCTGCTGCTGCAGGCTTGGTGCTGTCTCCTCACCGTGGCCATGGTGATTATGGCTGTACATCTCGCTACAATGAATCAGAAGCCAGCAGAG GTTGGAGTCCCTACACCAGAGACCATCAACTCAACTCATTCAGGTCGCATACAAAGGCAGACTCAGGAACCTTTTAAGTCAG GAAGCTCTCACCCATTCATCCAGATTTCCCACCATAATGGACGTCTGTCTGTAG ATTCTGTTTCGAAACAAAATCGAAACAAAACCCTTACCCTGTGTGGAACGTCCATCATCGTCCAGGAAAACGGGACCTACTTCTTTTACGCCCAGGTGACCTTCAGGAAAGATTCACGGGAGAGATGTGTGCTTGTGGAAAGAACTGGCTTTCATGATAAGAAAACTAAGCCACTGGCTAAGGGCATCTACCCGGCCTCATCAGAGAACTCAGTGTGGTTGGCCAAGATTGTCAAACTTAGACCGTTGGACAGTGTCAGCATAAACATAACAGGTGAAATTCTAAATGACGATACCTACTGGGGTGTCATCAAGCTTCAATAG